The Raphanus sativus cultivar WK10039 chromosome 2, ASM80110v3, whole genome shotgun sequence genome includes a region encoding these proteins:
- the LOC108831315 gene encoding uncharacterized protein LOC108831315, whose translation METSQEHSFFNNHTTNSASDPEAEDPILRLSSSSSSSCSSFSCSSKEAEPRPDDYNNNNVDQSPPTQMMERSSTNNNSPSTPTYRIPAHVFETTASSAPGEWSTLSNESLFSIHIGNNSFSGEDYFKSGELTFPQPPSPRTPSLPSPPRDTNQGGGGVVDIGKKAAETDKAYRASKDKAYYASKDEEEKSVASIGDVFMANKDNKTNKLDRSVSRQSEDFSVKSFAFPILRNADKGGLQGSTPQMKPIVISLEADGDGDGGLKKEEASKPVTPKAEADRGCSRYPSWLSCFPCCKTSYI comes from the exons ATGGAGACGTCACAAGAGCATAGCTTTTTCAACAACCACACGACAAACTCAGCCTCTGACCCCGAAGCAGAAGATCCAATCCTACgactatcttcttcttcgtcgtcgtCTTGTTCCTCCTTTTCTTGTTCTTCCAAAGAAGCAGAACCAAGACCTGATGATTATAACAACAACAACGTAGATCAATCCCCTCCAACACAAATGATGGAGAGATCTTCTACAAACAACAACTCACCCTCAACACCCACTTACAGAATCCCTGCACACGTTTTCGAAACAACAGCCTCTTCGGCTCCAGGTGAATGGAGCACTCTCTCCAACGAGTCTCTCTTCAGCATTCACATTGGGAACAATAGCTTCAGTGGAGAAGATTACTTCAAATCCGGAGAGCTCACTTTTCCTCAACCTCCTTCACCGAGAACTCCTTCTTTACCATCTCCGCCTCGAGACACAAACCAAGGAGGAGGTGGAGTTGTGGATATAGGCAAGAAAGCAGCTGAAACAGACAAAGCGTACCGCGCAAGTAAAGACAAAGCGTACTACGCAAGTAAAGACGAAGAAGAGAAGTCTGTAGCAAGTATTGGAGATGTTTTCATGGCTAATAAAGACAACAAAACTAATAAACTAGATCGTTCAGTTTCTCGTCAGTCGGAAGATTTCAGCGTCAAGTCTTTCGCTTTCCCAAT ATTACGGAATGCAGATAAGGGTGGATTACAAGGCTCAACTCCACAAATGAAACCGATTGTGATTTCGTTAGAGGctgatggagatggagatggaggaCTGAAGAAAGAGGAAGCTTCTAAACCCGTTACTCCTAAAGCAGAAGCTGATCGTGGCTGTAGTCGATACCCTAGCTGGTTATCTTGCTTCCCTTGCTGCAAAACTTCATATATCTAA
- the LOC108842034 gene encoding probable LRR receptor-like serine/threonine-protein kinase At1g74360 has protein sequence MVSPGIIADADSKSLSLLVPFLLFLLITATSVTGDSLDSDSQVLLSFKSHLESWNPTEPGMYNEWETGKQEVCQWPGITCTPEGSRVTGINLRDSTISGPLFSNFSSLTQLTFLDLSSNTIGGSIPDDLSRCHNLKHLNLSHNIIGGELSLSSGGLSNLEVLDLSVNKISGDVRSTFPTLCNSLVVANLSTNNFSGRIDDIFNECRYLKHVDLRYNRFSGEIWAGFRRLVQFSVSGNRLSRNISASMFRGNCNLQVLDLSGNEFVGEFPGQVSNCQNLNVLDLWGNKFTGNIPGEIGSISSLRGLHLGNNMFSRDIPETLLNLSNLVYLDLSRNNFGGELQEIFGRFTQVKYLVLYGNSYVGGIYSSNILTLPNLSRLDLSYNNFSGRLPPQVSQSLTFLILAFNNFSGDIPYEYGNMRGLQGLDLSSNRLTGSIPASFGKLRSLLWLMLANNSLSGEIPREIGNCSSLLWLNVANNQLSGRFHPELTNMGSNPTPTFEVNRRKRDYIVAGSGECLVMKRWIPAEFPPFIFGLESLAKRSCRSLWEHVRKGKCIFPVCPPGSVVGPLDISGYLQLSGNKLSGEVPASISQMKKLSMLHLGFNEFEGKLPVEIGELPLVFLNLTRNKFSGQIPQEIGNIYNLQNLDLSYNNFSGNFPTSLNELNEMSKFNISYNPLIYGVIPSRGQLATFGKESFLGNPLLQFPSFFIQSGNNNNTSSGEGDNNGREEEEDDEAAIDMLAFCWSTVLFYVVALIGILVLVYLDCPWCRPWLGLVDAFMASLKRMLFSNRYSSVIKEKT, from the exons ATGGTATCGCCTGGGATTATAGCAGATGCTGATTCTAAATCACTTAGCCTGTTGGTCCCTTTCTTACTCTTTCTTTTGATCACCG CTACATCAGTGACCGGAGATTCTCTGGACAGTGATAGCCAAGTCTTATTGAGCTTTAAATCTCACCTTGAATCTTGGAACCCAACAGAACCAGGAATGTACAATGAATGGGAAACAGGGAAGCAAGAAGTGTGTCAATGGCCTGGGATCACATGTACCCCAGAGGGAAGCAGAGTCACAGGGATCAATCTAAGGGATTCCACTATCTCAGGTCCTTTATTCAGCAACTTCTCATCCTTAACGCAGCTCACATTTCTCGATTTATCAAGTAACACGATCGGAGGGTCGATTCCAGACGACCTGAGCCGTTGCCACAACTTAAAGCATCTGAATCTTTCTCATAATATCATCGGAGGGGAGCTCAGCTTATCATCCGGGGGGCTATCGAATCTTGAGGTTCTTGATCTGTCGGTGAATAAAATTTCCGGTGATGTTCGCTCCACCTTCCCAACGCTCTGCAACAGCTTGGTTGTTGCAAATCTATCGACCAATAACTTTAGTGGCAGAATAGATGACATCTTCAATGAGTGTAGGTATCTGAAGCATGTCGACTTGAGATACAATAGATTTAGTGGAGAGATATGGGCTGGTTTTAGGAGGCTGGTCCAGTTTTCAGTTTCTGGGAATCGTCTCTCCCGGAATATCTCAGCTTCCATGTTCAGGGGAAACTGCAATTTGCAAGTGTTGGATTTGTCTGGGAACGAGTTTGTGGGGGAGTTTCCGGGACAAGTTTCTAATTGTCAGAACCTGAATGTATTGGATCTGTGGGGAAACAAGTTCACGGGAAACATTCCAGGTGAGATAGGATCCATATCATCTCTCAGAGGTTTGCACTTGGGGAATAATATGTTTTCTCGAGACATACCGGAAACTCTCTTGAACTTGAGCAACTTGGTGTATCTGGACTTGAGCAGAAACAACTTTGGAGGAGAGCTACAGGAAATATTCGGGAGATTCACTCAAGTAAAGTATCTAGTTCTGTACGGGAACTCATACGTTGGAGGTATCTATTCTTCTAACATCCTCACGCTACCTAATCTTTCAAGGCTAGATCTCAGCTACAACAACTTCTCAGGCCGGCTACCACCCCAAGTCTCCCAGAGTTTGACGTTCTTGATTCTTGCTTTTAATAACTTCAGCGGTGATATACCATATGAGTATGGGAACATGCGGGGGCTTCAAGGACTTGATCTCTCATCTAACAGACTGACTGGTTCGATACCAGCTTCGTTTGGGAAGTTGAGATCTCTTCTGTGGCTTATGCTTGCAAACAACTCACTGTCAGGAGAAATCCCTCGGGAGATTGGAAACTGCTCGAGTCTGTTATGGTTAAACGTGGCAAACAACCAGCTCTCTGGTAGATTCCATCCTGAACTGACTAATATGGGTAGCAATCCTACTCCAACTTTTGAAGTGAACCGGCGAAAAAGGGACTACATAGTTGCTGGTTCAGGTGAATGCTTGGTGATGAAGAGATGGATCCCTGCAGAGTTCCCTCCTTTCATATTTGGATTGGAATCTCTTGCAAAAAGGAGTTGCAGAAGCCTGTGGGAACATGTTCGTAAAGGGAAATGCATATTTCCTGTATGCCCTCCTGGTTCTGTTGTGGGTCCCCTTGATATTTCAGGCTATCTTCAGCTCAGTGGAAACAAGCTATCAGGTGAGGTTCCTGCAAGTATATCTCAGATGAAGAAGTTGAGTATGCTTCATTTGGGGTTCAATGAGTTTGAAGGGAAACTGCCTGTAGAGATTGGAGAATTGCCTCTTGTGTTTCTTAACCTGACCAGAAACAAGTTCTCAGGCCAGATTCCTCAAGAAATcggaaatatatataatctgcAGAATCTTGATCTGTCTTACAACAATTTCTCAGGAAACTTTCCAACGAGTTTGAATGAGTTGAATGAGATGAGTAAGTTCAACATCTCATATAACCCTCTCATTTATGGTGTGATACCATCTAGGGGACAGCTTGCAACTTTTGGAAAAGAATCCTTCCTTGGGAATCCGCTGCTGCAGTTTCCTAGTTTCTTCATCCAATCAGGGAACAACAACAATACCAGCTCAGGAGAAGGAGATAATAATGGaagagaagaggaggaagatgatgaagctGCTATTGACATGTTGGCCTTCTGTTGGAGTACTGTTTTATTTTATGTGGTTGCGCTGATAGGCATTCTTGTACTGGTATACTTGGATTGTCCTTGGTGTCGACCATGGCTCGGTCTTGTTGATGCTTTCATGGCATCTTTGAAACGTATGTTGTTCTCAAATCGTTACAGCTCAGTTATCAAGGAAAAAACTTga
- the LOC108840716 gene encoding LOW QUALITY PROTEIN: receptor-like protein 15 (The sequence of the model RefSeq protein was modified relative to this genomic sequence to represent the inferred CDS: inserted 1 base in 1 codon) gives MCLCRNLIWVMLLMGQLHGYESCIEKERNALLELKKYLISQSIEGGANSVLPTWSNDTKSECCLWEGLKCSGTSGLVTEIAFGGLHLKKNTILNLSLLHPFKDVRSLNLSGEAFSGLSDDVEGYNSLRKLTNLEILDLTSNKFNNSIFPFLNAARSLTTLFLRSNNMGGSLPVIDLRDLTNLELLDLSRNRFNGSIPLQEISNMRKLKALDLSRNEFSASTELKGKFLQIIYYLITLGICKLRNIQELDLSNNKLVGQFPLCLASLSGLRVLDLSSNQLTGKLPPSLGSLKSLEYLSLFDNDFEGFFSLGSITNLTKLRVLKLCSKSNSLQVALDSSWKPKFQLDVIALRSCNLDKAPQFLQHQKELRHVDLSDNKISGMFPSWLLETNTKLKVLLLQNNSFTTFQLPKAAHHLLFMDVSVNKFNHLLPENTGWILPHLRYMNISNNGFQGTLPSSLGNMKNIEYMDLSRNIFHGELPRSFLNGCDSMAILKLSHNKLSGEIFQEPPKFTNILGLFMDNNLFTGKIGQGLQSLRNLSLLDISNNNLTGVVPSWIGELPSLTALLIANNLLEGNIPTSLFNNSNLQLLDLSTNSLSGEIPPYHNSRDGVVLLLQDNHLSGEMSDTQLANVEILDLRNNKLSGSIPEFVRTQNISVLLLRGNDFTGRIPRQLCGLINIQLLDLSRNXLNGSIPSCLSNTSFVTGKRCTSYDYDFGISFPSDVFDGFSLQQDSRYFKSLLMLDPFHMDYKASTQTKIEFATKYRYDSYMGRNLKLLYGLDLSENELSGEIPAEFGELMELRAFNLSHNNLSGVIPESFSGMKNVESLDISFNRLQGRIPPQLTQLSTLSVFKVSYNNLSGAIPQGRQFNTFDTQSFVGNNLLCGQPTSRSCNSDTFQEPDSGEDDDDESAIDMESFYWSFAAAYVTILVGLFASLSFDSFWKRFWFDMVDAFINKVENLL, from the exons ATGTGTTTGTGCCGAAACCTAATATGGGTGATGCTATTGATGGGACAGCTACATGGATACGAAAGCTGTATAGAGAAAGAAAGGAACGCTTTGTTGGAGCTCAAGAAGTACTTGATCTCACAGAGTATAGAAGGAGGAGCCAACTCTGTTCTCCCAACTTGGAGTAATGACACAAAGAGCGAATGCTGCCTTTGGGAGGGCCTTAAGTGCAGTGGTACAAGCGGACTCGTGACAGAGATTGCCTTTGGTGGATTGCACCTCAAAAAGAATACTATCCTGAACCTTTCTTTGCTGCATCCCTTTAAAGATGTTCGAAGTCTCAACTTATCTGGGGAAGCATTCAGTGGCTTGTCTGATGATGTTGAAG GTTATAACAGCTTGAGGAAATTAACAAACCTGGAGATTCTGGATTTAACTTCAAATAAATTCAACAACAGCATATTTCCCTTTCTTAATGCCGCTAGATCACTCACAACTCTGTTTCTAAGATCCAACAACATGGGTGGCTCTTTGCCAGTTATAG ATCTTAGAGATTTGACAAACTTGGAACTGCTCGACCTGAGTAGAAACCGATTCAACGGCTCCATACCACTGCAAG AAATATCTAACATGAGAAAACTGAAAGCTCTGGATTTAAGTAGGAATGAATTTTCTGCCTCAACAGAATTGAAAGGCAAGTTTCTTCAAATAATTTACT ACTTAATCACCTTAGGTATTTGCAAACTGAGGAATATACAAGAGCTAGATCTCAGTAACAACAAACTCGTAGGTCAGTTTCCCTTATGCTTAGCTAGCTTGAGTGGACTAAGAGTTCTTGATCTCTCATCCAACCAATTGACTGGGAAGCTACCACCTTCTCTTGGTAGCCTTAAATCCCTCGAGTATTTATCCTTGTTTGATAACGACTTCGAAGGCTTCTTCTCACTTGGCTCCATAACCAATCTCACAAAGCTTAGAGTGTTAAAACTCTGCTCAAAATCCAACTCGCTTCAAGTAGCGTTAGATAGTTCTTGGAAGCCAAAGTTTCAGTTAGATGTTATCGCACTACGATCTTGCAACTTGGACAAGGCTCCTCAGTTTCTCCAACACCAGAAGGAGCTGCGCCATGTTGATCTCTCCGACAACAAAATTTCTGGAATGTTTCCTTCCTGGCTGTTGGAGACCAACACTAAACTCAAAGTGTTGCTACTGCAGAACAACTCCTTCACAACCTTTCAGCTCCCCAAAGCTGCTCATCATCTTCTTTTCATGGATGTGTCTGTTAATAAATTCAATCATCTTCTTCCTGAGAACACCGGGTGGATACTTCCTCATCTACGGTACATGAATATCTCCAACAACGGCTTTCAAGGAACTCTCCCATCTTCTCTAGGTAACATGAAGAATATTGAATATATGGATCTATCTCGCAATATCTTCCATGGAGAGCTACCAAGAAGTTTTCTAAACGGTTGTGATTCCATGGCAATCCTGAAGCTATCACACAACAAACTAAGTGGAGAGATTTTTCAAGAACCACCCAAATTTACTAACATATTGGGGCTGTTCATGGATAACAATCTGTTCACAGGAAAGATTGGACAAGGTTTGCAAAGCTTGAGAAACTTGTCACTCCTTGACATTTCAAACAACAATCTCACAGGTGTTGTTCCAAGCTGGATCGGCGAGCTTCCATCCTTAACAGCACTGCTGATAGCAAACAACTTGTTGGAAGGTAACATACCTACATCTTTGTTCAACAACTCCAATCTTCAGCTACTTGATCTCTCCACAAACAGTTTATCTGGAGAGATACCTCCATACCACAACTCTAGAGATGGTGTAGTGTTGCTCCTTCAAGACAATCATTTATCAGGAGAAATGTCAGACACACAGCTAGCAAACGTGGAGATACTTGACCTGAGGAACAACAAACTCTCTGGGAGTATTCCTGAGTTCGTCAGAACACAGAACATCAGTGTTCTTCTTCTCCGAGGGAACGACTTTACCGGTCGTATACCTCGTCAGCTGTGTGGTCTAATAAACATCCAGCTTCTTGATCTTTCGAGAA GGTTGAATGGTTCCATACCTTCATGCCTCAGCAACACATCGTTTGTGACAGGGAAGAGATGTACATCATATGATTATGATTTCGGCATTTCTTTCCCTTCTGATGTCTTTGATGGTTTCTCTCTGCAACAAGACAGTAGATACTTCAAGTCTCTGCTCATGCTTGATCCGTTTCACATGGACTACAAGGCAAGCACTCAGACGAAGATTGAGTTTGCAACAAAATACAGATATGATTCCTACATGGGTAGAAATCTCAAGTTATTATATGGATTGGATCTCTCTGAGAATGAGCTGAGTGGTGAGATCCCAGCTGAGTTTGGAGAGCTTATGGAACTAAGAGCTTTTAACCTTTCTCACAACAACTTATCTGGTGTTATACCAGAAAGCTTTTCAGGTATGAAGAATGTGGAGAGTCTTGATATTTCTTTCAACAGATTACAAGGCCGGATCCCACCACAATTGACACAGCTGAGCACACTCTCGGTCTTCAAGGTCTCGTACAACAACTTATCAGGAGCTATTCCACAGGGAAGACAGTTTAACACCTTTGACACACAGAGCTTTGTAGGTAACAATCTTCTTTGTGGACAACCAACAAGCAGAAGCTGCAACAGTGATACGTTTCAAGAACCAGATAGTggagaggatgatgatgatgaatctgCAATCGACATGGAATCATTCTACTGGAGTTTTGCTGCAGCCTATGTGACAATACTTGTTGGATTATTTGCGTCTCTctcttttgattctttttggAAGAGATTTTGGTTTGACATGGTTGATGCTTTTATCAACAAGGTGGAGAATCTTTTGTAG